In one Bradyrhizobium sp. 4 genomic region, the following are encoded:
- a CDS encoding zinc-dependent alcohol dehydrogenase family protein, which produces MTRQSTMRAAVLETHNAPLRPSTVPTPEIGPREVLVQIRASGVNPLDTKIHAGAAAHARHPLPAILGLDLAGVIEQTGRDVSRFKRGDEVYGMTGGVGGVQGSLAEFAAVDADLLALKPANLSMREAAALPLIFITAWEGLIDRAALKAGQKVLIHGGAGGVGHMAIQIARAFGAEMFATGSASQRATIEGFGATFIDRDTAIATYVAEHTGGRGFDVVYDTVGGQVLDASFEAVRRFGHVVSALGWGSHALAPLSFRAATYSGVFTLLPLLSGEGRAHHGEIMAEATRLVEAGKLLPMLDARHFTLENVDDAYALIRDHATQGKLVVDI; this is translated from the coding sequence ATGACGAGACAATCGACGATGCGCGCGGCCGTCCTGGAGACCCACAACGCGCCGCTGCGCCCCTCAACCGTCCCCACGCCCGAGATCGGTCCGCGCGAGGTGCTGGTGCAAATCCGCGCGAGCGGGGTCAATCCGCTCGACACCAAGATCCATGCGGGCGCGGCGGCGCATGCGCGCCATCCGCTGCCTGCAATCCTCGGGCTGGATCTCGCCGGTGTGATCGAACAGACCGGGCGTGACGTCTCGCGGTTCAAGCGGGGCGACGAGGTCTATGGCATGACGGGAGGCGTCGGCGGTGTGCAGGGATCGCTCGCCGAATTCGCCGCTGTCGACGCCGACCTGCTGGCGTTGAAGCCTGCCAATCTCAGCATGCGGGAGGCAGCCGCCCTGCCCCTCATCTTCATCACGGCCTGGGAAGGACTGATCGACCGCGCGGCGCTGAAGGCCGGACAAAAGGTGTTGATCCATGGCGGCGCAGGCGGCGTTGGGCACATGGCGATCCAGATCGCGCGCGCGTTCGGAGCAGAAATGTTCGCGACCGGCTCGGCATCGCAGCGCGCCACCATCGAAGGCTTTGGCGCGACCTTCATCGATCGCGATACCGCCATCGCGACTTATGTTGCAGAGCATACGGGCGGCCGCGGCTTTGACGTCGTCTACGACACCGTGGGCGGCCAGGTACTCGACGCTTCCTTCGAAGCCGTGCGCCGCTTCGGCCATGTCGTGAGCGCGCTCGGATGGGGTTCGCACGCGCTTGCGCCGCTCTCGTTCCGCGCAGCCACCTATTCCGGCGTGTTCACGCTGCTGCCGCTGCTCTCAGGGGAAGGCCGCGCGCATCACGGAGAGATCATGGCGGAGGCCACGCGCCTGGTTGAGGCCGGCAAGCTCTTGCCGATGCTCGATGCCCGGCACTTCACACTGGAGAACGTCGATGACGCCTATGCGCTGATCCGCGATCACGCGACGCAGGGCAAGCTCGTTGTGGACATCTGA
- a CDS encoding patatin-like phospholipase family protein, which translates to MLDILKGRGSNSDKVAEKVGLGSIRRPVIGLALGGGAARGFAHIGIIRTLLANGIVPDVVVGTSIGAVVGGLYAAGRLDTLEEWGRSLQGMRNILGYLDIRLNGSGLIGGEKLATRLEAACGQSQIEDLPVKFAAVATEVRTGHEIWLTRGRVVDAMRASYALPGIFSPVLIGDRWLVDGALVNPVPVSAARALGAEIVIAANLSSDIFTYSTTVYSHGAIPEPVIPAAEEQTSKRRFPRFFSPEKTVKREFFGGGSARPGLSSVMVDAFNIMQDRITRARLAGDPPDMLITPRIGQFGWFDFHRSEDLIALGTRAAERALESIQEAIHELAPAPEGAAPKADQQA; encoded by the coding sequence GTGCTGGACATATTGAAGGGTCGGGGTTCGAACAGCGATAAGGTCGCCGAGAAAGTCGGCCTGGGCAGCATCCGCCGGCCGGTCATCGGCCTTGCGCTTGGCGGCGGCGCGGCGCGCGGCTTCGCTCATATCGGCATTATCCGGACCCTGCTCGCCAACGGAATAGTGCCTGACGTCGTGGTCGGCACCTCGATTGGCGCCGTGGTCGGCGGCCTCTATGCGGCCGGCCGGCTCGATACGCTGGAAGAATGGGGCCGCAGCCTGCAAGGGATGCGCAACATCCTCGGCTATCTCGACATCCGCCTCAACGGCTCCGGCCTGATCGGCGGCGAGAAGCTGGCGACGCGGCTCGAGGCTGCCTGCGGCCAGAGCCAGATCGAGGATCTCCCGGTCAAGTTCGCCGCCGTCGCGACCGAGGTCCGCACCGGCCACGAGATCTGGCTGACGCGCGGCCGCGTGGTCGACGCGATGCGCGCCTCCTATGCGCTGCCCGGCATCTTTTCTCCGGTCCTGATCGGCGATCGCTGGCTGGTCGACGGCGCATTGGTGAACCCGGTGCCGGTCTCGGCCGCACGCGCGCTCGGCGCAGAAATCGTCATCGCCGCAAATCTTTCCAGCGACATCTTCACCTATTCGACGACGGTCTATTCGCACGGCGCGATACCCGAGCCGGTGATCCCCGCGGCGGAAGAGCAGACGTCAAAGCGGCGCTTCCCGAGATTCTTCTCGCCTGAGAAGACGGTGAAGCGCGAGTTCTTCGGCGGCGGCAGCGCCCGGCCCGGCCTCTCTTCGGTGATGGTCGACGCCTTCAACATCATGCAGGACCGCATCACCCGTGCCCGCCTCGCCGGCGATCCGCCCGATATGCTGATCACGCCGCGGATCGGTCAATTCGGCTGGTTCGATTTCCACCGCTCCGAGGACCTCATCGCCCTGGGCACGCGCGCGGCCGAGCGTGCGCTGGAGTCTATCCAGGAGGCAATCCACGAACTGGCGCCCGCGCCGGAGGGCGCCGCGCCCAAAGCCGACCAGCAGGCCTGA
- a CDS encoding CBS domain-containing protein encodes MTVRSILNTKGHQIMSVEPDAKLAVAVKLLGEKKIGAVLVMNQSRLEGILSERDIVRVIGERGAGALEEPVSQVMTRKVVTCKETDTVAELMEMMTTGKFRHLPVVDNGKVVGLISIGDIVKRRVQEYESEQEALRDYIKTA; translated from the coding sequence ATGACGGTACGTTCGATTCTCAACACCAAGGGCCACCAGATCATGAGCGTCGAGCCGGACGCCAAGCTGGCGGTCGCGGTCAAATTGCTCGGTGAGAAGAAGATCGGCGCGGTGCTGGTGATGAACCAGAGCCGGCTGGAAGGCATCCTGTCGGAGCGCGACATCGTGCGGGTGATCGGCGAACGCGGCGCCGGCGCACTGGAGGAGCCGGTCTCGCAGGTCATGACCCGCAAGGTCGTCACCTGCAAGGAGACCGACACGGTCGCCGAGCTCATGGAGATGATGACCACCGGCAAGTTCCGCCATCTGCCCGTCGTCGACAACGGCAAGGTGGTCGGCCTGATCTCGATCGGCGACATCGTCAAGCGTCGGGTGCAGGAATACGAGTCCGAGCAGGAAGCTCTGCGCGATTACATCAAGACCGCCTGA
- a CDS encoding rhomboid family intramembrane serine protease, whose product MPAVVEEAPREPILTLPFALTAYILLLAVIHLRVLLPPELENWTIDVFGFIPKRYDSSLLNLEIPGGAGAKVWTFVTYSLLHANLTHLGFNVLWLLPFGSALARRFGAIRFFLFLAVTAAAGALAHLVTHEHAVAPMIGASASVSGAMAAAIRFAFVRGSFLSFSRSDADTAARVPALPLSRALRDGRVLGFLAVWFGVNIVFGVGAIGVDSETTSVAWQAHIGGFLAGLLLFTLFDPVPRARSDAADASSQDISDRI is encoded by the coding sequence GTGCCGGCCGTCGTTGAGGAGGCTCCGCGCGAGCCGATCCTGACGCTGCCGTTCGCGCTGACGGCCTATATCCTCTTGCTCGCGGTGATCCATCTGCGGGTGCTGCTGCCGCCGGAGCTCGAGAACTGGACCATCGACGTCTTCGGCTTCATCCCCAAGCGCTACGATTCCTCGCTGCTCAATCTGGAGATTCCCGGTGGAGCCGGCGCCAAGGTCTGGACCTTCGTCACTTATTCGCTGCTGCACGCCAATCTCACCCATCTCGGCTTCAACGTGCTGTGGCTGTTGCCGTTCGGCAGCGCGCTGGCGCGGCGCTTTGGCGCCATCAGGTTCTTCCTGTTCCTGGCGGTGACGGCGGCGGCCGGCGCGCTCGCCCATCTCGTCACCCATGAGCACGCGGTGGCGCCGATGATCGGCGCCTCGGCCTCGGTGTCCGGCGCGATGGCGGCGGCGATCCGCTTCGCCTTCGTTCGCGGCAGCTTCCTGTCTTTCAGCCGATCGGATGCCGATACCGCCGCAAGAGTTCCGGCGCTGCCGCTGTCGCGCGCGTTACGCGACGGGCGAGTGCTCGGTTTCCTCGCGGTTTGGTTTGGCGTCAACATCGTCTTCGGCGTCGGCGCGATCGGCGTCGACAGCGAGACCACGAGCGTTGCCTGGCAGGCGCATATCGGCGGCTTCCTTGCCGGCCTCTTGCTGTTCACGCTGTTCGATCCCGTGCCGCGCGCGCGAAGCGATGCTGCGGATGCGTCATCACAGGACATTTCAGACCGTATTTGA
- a CDS encoding PAS domain-containing protein: MKHPSSREFFAYWNEKRGTARAPDRADIDPAAVRGLLGDIFVLSCEPNLGFPFRVAGTRVCALAGCDLKDSSFAALFDEASRREIEEITTIVADESLGAIAGVTATREDGSKAHLELLLLPFNARPHTPVSVTGVLAPFDDECGALGPFALTSWRYLHQPEKLLPRAIRKLQIARGLMVYEGLR, from the coding sequence ATGAAACATCCGTCGAGCCGCGAGTTCTTCGCATATTGGAACGAGAAGCGCGGCACTGCGCGGGCGCCAGACCGGGCCGATATCGATCCGGCCGCCGTGCGCGGCCTGCTCGGTGACATCTTCGTGCTGTCCTGCGAGCCCAATCTCGGCTTCCCGTTCCGCGTCGCGGGCACGCGCGTCTGCGCGCTCGCCGGGTGCGACCTCAAGGATTCGAGCTTTGCGGCGCTGTTCGACGAAGCCAGCCGCCGCGAGATCGAGGAGATCACGACCATCGTCGCCGACGAGAGCCTCGGCGCAATCGCCGGCGTCACCGCCACACGCGAGGACGGCAGCAAGGCGCATCTCGAGCTGCTGCTGCTGCCGTTCAACGCCCGCCCGCATACACCAGTGAGCGTGACAGGCGTGCTCGCGCCGTTCGACGACGAATGCGGCGCGCTGGGCCCGTTCGCCCTCACCTCCTGGCGCTATCTGCACCAGCCGGAAAAACTGCTGCCGCGCGCGATCCGCAAGCTGCAGATCGCACGCGGGCTGATGGTGTATGAGGGACTGCGCTAG
- a CDS encoding GNAT family N-acetyltransferase, whose amino-acid sequence MSKPHWRPAHASDLPAISTIAARIHPDLPERPEVFAEKMRLYPDGCRVLATDDGIVGYGLAHPWMQHRIPPLDGLLEQLPGDADCLYLHDVAVLPDFRGGVARDYVIAIEQLARALGIATLALVSVYATRPLWERLGFRPVTADAELRAKLATYGDSATYMLRDLAAT is encoded by the coding sequence ATGAGCAAGCCGCATTGGCGTCCCGCGCACGCCTCCGACCTGCCGGCGATCAGCACGATCGCAGCGCGGATCCATCCGGATCTGCCTGAACGCCCCGAAGTGTTCGCGGAAAAGATGCGGCTCTATCCCGATGGCTGCCGCGTGCTTGCCACGGACGACGGGATCGTCGGCTACGGTCTCGCGCATCCCTGGATGCAGCACCGGATTCCGCCGCTCGACGGCTTGCTCGAGCAATTGCCCGGCGATGCGGACTGCCTCTATTTGCACGACGTCGCGGTGCTGCCGGACTTTCGCGGCGGCGTCGCGCGCGACTATGTCATCGCGATCGAACAGCTCGCGCGCGCATTAGGAATCGCGACGCTCGCATTGGTGTCGGTCTACGCCACGCGGCCGCTGTGGGAGCGTCTCGGCTTTCGGCCCGTCACGGCTGATGCGGAGCTGCGGGCAAAGCTTGCGACCTACGGCGACAGCGCAACCTACATGCTGCGCGACCTCGCTGCGACGTAA
- a CDS encoding DEAD/DEAH box helicase, translating to MSAPLARALAERNYDRPTPVQLAVLTDEAADRDLLVSAQTGSGKTLAYGLAMAKDLLGDAERFERAGAPLALIVAPTRELALQVHRELAWLYEHASGRVVSCVGGMDPRREQRELAAGAHIVVGTPGRLCDHLRRGRLDISELKVVVLDEADEMLNLGFREDMEFILKTTPDTRRTLMFSATFPRGIVALAKQYQQRAFRIEVAGDEGGHADIEYRAIRIAPGDAEHAVVNVLRFYEAPSALVFCSTRDGVRHLQAALLERGFSVVALSGELTQNERTTALQSLRDGRSRVCVATDVAARGIDLPSLDLVIHADLPNDAEVMQHRSGRTGRAGRKGTSILLVPPVRRRRAEMLLNVSGIDAVWGTAPQPDEIRKLDHERMKDVLFTEETTADDLALAQALLAERSAEDIAASLARLYRARLPSPEDIMDPGERSSRPREDRGRNDTRAPRDDVRASRGDDRPERARPKAGKSSSKHGMADGSVWFRANIGRKKNAEARWLLPMICRRGGIDKNDIGAIKIMDTTTEFEISERVAESFAVKIKRPDKEDNIRLEPMADAPQRQTASEERSHAPRRDSGDSDHRDRAREPSGFKPQGKPQGKPHGKPHEKPYGERTPKFDDAPSFAKKKKHKNKPGHAEPSVTSWSEKGAAGKKPKTKKKHRT from the coding sequence ATGAGTGCGCCGCTCGCCCGAGCTTTGGCCGAGCGCAACTACGACCGTCCGACCCCCGTTCAGCTCGCCGTGCTCACGGACGAGGCCGCAGACCGCGACCTCTTGGTTTCGGCCCAGACCGGCTCCGGCAAGACCCTGGCCTATGGGCTGGCGATGGCCAAGGACCTGCTGGGCGACGCCGAGCGGTTCGAGCGGGCGGGTGCACCGCTTGCCCTGATCGTGGCGCCGACCCGCGAGCTTGCCTTGCAGGTTCATCGCGAGCTGGCGTGGCTGTACGAGCATGCGAGCGGTCGCGTCGTCTCCTGCGTCGGCGGCATGGATCCCAGGCGCGAGCAGCGCGAGCTTGCGGCCGGCGCTCACATCGTCGTCGGCACGCCCGGCCGGCTGTGCGATCATTTGCGGCGCGGCCGTCTCGACATCTCTGAATTGAAGGTGGTCGTGCTCGACGAGGCCGACGAGATGCTCAATCTCGGCTTTCGCGAGGACATGGAGTTCATCCTCAAGACCACGCCCGACACGCGCCGCACCCTGATGTTCTCGGCCACGTTCCCGCGCGGCATCGTCGCGCTGGCCAAGCAGTATCAGCAGCGGGCGTTCCGGATCGAGGTCGCTGGCGACGAAGGCGGTCACGCCGATATCGAGTACCGCGCGATCCGGATCGCGCCCGGCGATGCCGAGCACGCGGTCGTCAACGTGTTGCGCTTCTACGAGGCGCCGAGCGCGCTGGTGTTCTGCAGCACGCGCGATGGCGTCCGGCATTTGCAGGCGGCGCTGCTGGAGCGCGGCTTCTCCGTGGTCGCTCTGTCCGGTGAATTGACGCAGAACGAGCGGACCACGGCGCTGCAGTCGCTGCGGGACGGACGTTCGCGCGTCTGCGTGGCGACCGACGTCGCCGCCCGTGGCATCGATCTGCCGAGCCTCGATCTCGTCATTCATGCGGACCTGCCCAACGATGCCGAGGTCATGCAGCATCGCTCCGGCCGCACCGGCCGCGCGGGCCGCAAGGGGACGAGTATCCTGCTGGTGCCGCCCGTGCGGCGGCGGCGTGCGGAAATGCTGCTCAACGTCTCGGGCATCGACGCGGTCTGGGGGACGGCGCCGCAGCCGGATGAGATCCGCAAACTCGATCACGAGCGCATGAAGGACGTGCTGTTCACGGAAGAGACCACCGCCGACGATCTGGCGCTGGCGCAGGCCCTATTGGCCGAGCGGTCCGCTGAGGATATTGCCGCTTCACTCGCACGGCTTTATCGCGCGCGGCTGCCGTCGCCCGAAGACATTATGGATCCCGGCGAGCGGAGCAGCCGGCCGCGCGAGGATCGCGGCCGCAATGATACGCGCGCACCGCGCGACGATGTCCGCGCTTCGCGTGGCGACGATCGGCCCGAAAGGGCTCGACCCAAAGCGGGAAAATCGTCGTCGAAGCATGGCATGGCGGATGGCAGCGTCTGGTTCCGGGCCAACATCGGACGAAAAAAGAATGCGGAAGCGCGCTGGCTGTTGCCGATGATCTGCCGTCGTGGCGGCATCGACAAGAACGATATCGGCGCAATCAAGATCATGGACACCACGACCGAGTTCGAAATTTCCGAGCGGGTCGCGGAATCCTTCGCCGTGAAGATCAAGCGTCCGGACAAGGAAGACAATATCCGCCTCGAGCCGATGGCGGATGCGCCGCAGCGGCAAACGGCTTCGGAAGAGCGGTCCCACGCGCCGCGGCGCGACAGCGGCGACAGCGATCATCGCGACCGCGCGCGCGAGCCGAGCGGGTTCAAGCCGCAAGGCAAACCTCAAGGCAAGCCACATGGCAAGCCGCACGAAAAGCCGTACGGCGAGCGCACACCGAAATTCGACGATGCTCCTTCCTTCGCAAAGAAGAAAAAGCACAAGAACAAGCCGGGCCACGCCGAGCCCTCGGTCACGTCGTGGTCTGAGAAGGGCGCCGCCGGAAAGAAGCCGAAGACGAAAAAGAAGCATCGCACCTGA
- a CDS encoding cupin domain-containing protein has translation MADGISLADKLATFGDFWSPRTITTFNDCDVMVVKVKGEFTWHKHDDTDDFFLVVKGSLDIELRDCTVTLGPGELYVVPKGVEHRPVAREEVHLLLIEPTGTPNTGDKATAAARTLA, from the coding sequence ATGGCCGACGGCATATCGCTTGCCGATAAACTCGCGACTTTTGGGGATTTCTGGTCTCCGCGCACGATCACGACCTTCAACGACTGCGACGTGATGGTGGTGAAGGTGAAGGGAGAGTTCACCTGGCACAAGCACGACGACACCGACGATTTCTTTCTCGTCGTGAAAGGCAGCTTGGACATCGAATTGCGGGATTGCACGGTGACGCTCGGTCCGGGCGAACTCTATGTCGTGCCCAAAGGTGTTGAGCATCGCCCGGTCGCGCGCGAGGAAGTTCATCTCCTGCTGATCGAGCCAACCGGCACGCCGAACACGGGCGACAAGGCCACCGCCGCGGCCCGCACGCTCGCATAG
- a CDS encoding VOC family protein, translating into MKDEMTTEPIQRTRSPFRAIRAIDYTVVFVRDMAAMRRFYEDVLAFPLLRELSANWIEYGLGPNTLALATPGRTATDTPTPAGSASLQLAFKVCAAEVDACADELARHGVALLSPPTNQSFGHRTLFFRDPDGNLLEVYAEI; encoded by the coding sequence ATGAAGGACGAGATGACAACCGAACCGATCCAACGCACCCGCTCGCCCTTCCGCGCCATCCGTGCGATCGACTACACCGTCGTCTTCGTGCGCGACATGGCGGCGATGCGCCGCTTCTATGAAGACGTCCTCGCGTTTCCGCTGCTGCGGGAGCTGTCGGCGAACTGGATCGAGTACGGGTTGGGCCCCAACACGCTGGCTCTCGCTACACCGGGCCGGACCGCGACTGACACACCGACGCCGGCGGGCAGTGCCTCGCTGCAACTGGCTTTTAAGGTCTGCGCGGCCGAAGTCGATGCGTGTGCCGACGAACTTGCACGCCACGGCGTGGCGCTGCTGTCGCCGCCGACGAACCAGTCGTTCGGGCATCGGACGCTGTTCTTCCGTGATCCCGACGGCAATCTTTTGGAGGTCTATGCGGAGATCTGA
- a CDS encoding DUF5680 domain-containing protein: MSYSGGVRAEITDRDTFLAVYKFLRQALLDVSVEYPFRGPHLFEQAGMIYRNEVEGALDRFHGVETIARQDGVPLYAVRYSGGLLR; this comes from the coding sequence ATGAGCTACAGCGGTGGCGTCCGCGCGGAGATCACGGATCGAGACACCTTCCTCGCGGTCTACAAATTCCTGCGCCAGGCGTTGCTGGACGTCAGCGTCGAGTATCCGTTTCGGGGCCCGCATCTGTTCGAGCAGGCAGGCATGATTTATCGGAACGAGGTCGAGGGCGCGCTCGATCGTTTCCACGGTGTCGAGACGATCGCGCGGCAGGATGGCGTGCCGCTCTATGCGGTCCGTTACAGTGGCGGTTTGTTGCGATAA
- a CDS encoding zinc-binding dehydrogenase, producing MDQIRVCTHAGPGSEPVIRSVPWPKVGKKAALIKVGACGVCGTDLHILKGHWPKPLPWPFTLGHELGGIIVECGDEFTEDFMSKPLKVGSKVMIPPLMPCGRCYYCIHYPLTANKCLTPVYYGRYLGFDKAPHMWGGWAEYVYVDLDMLPGTKIYKLPDDMSLRLGALSEPLTSCIRAFNRASRAGGFTWGDTVVIQGSGPIGILAVAAAQEMGAGRVICVGAPEEPRLKLAREFGAEATVNIEEIKSPEARIARVRDIVGGFGADLVMDCSGHPTAGPEGIEMLRDGGTYVEMGQFTDAGSIETSWHRICTKDINVLGSWGFSANDLPLGVDMLHRTAGKYPWLKMQTIYPFTEDGVAQAVRDAMAMKTVKSTIVPWPELVE from the coding sequence ATGGACCAGATCCGCGTCTGCACCCACGCAGGGCCGGGCAGCGAGCCCGTCATCCGCAGCGTGCCGTGGCCGAAGGTCGGCAAAAAGGCCGCGCTGATCAAGGTCGGCGCCTGCGGCGTCTGCGGCACCGACCTGCACATCCTGAAAGGGCATTGGCCGAAGCCGCTGCCATGGCCGTTCACGCTCGGCCATGAGCTCGGCGGCATCATCGTCGAATGCGGCGACGAATTCACCGAGGACTTCATGAGCAAGCCGCTCAAGGTCGGATCAAAAGTGATGATCCCGCCGCTGATGCCCTGCGGCCGCTGTTATTACTGCATCCATTATCCCCTGACCGCCAACAAGTGCCTGACGCCGGTCTATTACGGCCGCTATCTCGGCTTCGACAAGGCGCCTCACATGTGGGGCGGCTGGGCCGAATATGTCTATGTCGATCTCGACATGCTGCCGGGCACCAAGATCTACAAATTGCCGGACGACATGTCGCTGCGTCTGGGTGCGCTGTCGGAGCCGCTGACCTCCTGCATCCGTGCCTTCAATCGCGCGAGCCGCGCCGGTGGTTTCACCTGGGGCGACACCGTGGTGATCCAGGGCTCGGGCCCGATCGGCATTCTCGCGGTCGCTGCTGCCCAGGAGATGGGGGCAGGGCGCGTGATCTGTGTCGGCGCACCGGAGGAGCCCCGGCTCAAGCTCGCGCGCGAGTTCGGCGCGGAGGCGACGGTGAACATCGAGGAGATCAAATCGCCCGAGGCACGCATCGCCCGCGTGCGCGACATCGTCGGTGGGTTCGGCGCCGATCTGGTGATGGATTGTTCGGGTCATCCGACCGCCGGCCCCGAAGGCATCGAGATGCTGCGTGACGGCGGCACCTATGTCGAGATGGGCCAGTTCACCGACGCCGGCTCGATCGAGACCTCCTGGCACCGCATCTGCACCAAGGATATCAACGTGCTGGGCTCCTGGGGTTTTAGCGCCAACGATCTGCCGCTCGGCGTCGACATGCTCCATCGCACGGCGGGCAAATATCCCTGGCTGAAGATGCAGACGATCTATCCGTTCACGGAAGACGGCGTCGCGCAGGCGGTGAGGGACGCGATGGCGATGAAGACGGTGAAATCGACGATCGTGCCGTGGCCGGAACTGGTGGAGTAG
- a CDS encoding MFS transporter: MNPLPQNPVVASGSFAAMKSVPYRLQFIAYVLAMMADNIEHVISYWVVFQKFHSPALAGFAVLSHWLPFLLFSVAVGGLADRVDPRRIIQCGMLLFIVASAGWGFFFITDAIEMWHAMLLLVIHGCAGVLWQTPNQLLLYDLVGPADLPSAVRLNAMARYLGILVGPAVGGIIMLTLGTSHGIIFNTLFYLPMLLWLFWAPVRDKSVAVRRFAVRGFADIILTIRAIGTQPVLTAMTWLAGLTSFMIGNAYHAQMPGFAGDLGHGDPGISYSVLLAADAAGALLAGIALESWGRLKGTPRTAIMLAMLWSVALLGFASVRIYPVAIVLLFFAGFFELSFNTMAQALVQLNAPSDIRGRVVGLYNMAGLGMRAFSGITVGLFGAAIGIHWSLGLSAAVLLALLCFLYGRAARKTPG; this comes from the coding sequence TTGAACCCCCTCCCCCAAAATCCCGTGGTCGCGTCCGGCTCGTTCGCGGCGATGAAGTCGGTGCCCTACCGGCTCCAGTTCATCGCTTACGTGCTGGCGATGATGGCCGACAATATCGAGCATGTGATCAGCTATTGGGTGGTGTTCCAGAAATTCCATTCGCCGGCGCTGGCAGGCTTTGCGGTGCTCTCGCACTGGCTGCCGTTCCTGCTGTTCTCGGTCGCGGTTGGAGGGCTGGCCGACCGGGTCGATCCGCGCCGCATCATTCAATGCGGCATGCTGCTGTTCATTGTTGCCTCGGCTGGATGGGGTTTCTTCTTCATCACCGACGCCATCGAGATGTGGCACGCCATGCTGCTGCTGGTGATCCATGGCTGCGCCGGCGTGTTGTGGCAGACGCCCAACCAGCTGCTGCTCTATGATCTCGTCGGTCCGGCCGATCTTCCGAGCGCAGTGCGGCTGAATGCGATGGCGCGCTATCTCGGCATTCTGGTCGGCCCCGCCGTCGGCGGAATCATCATGCTCACGCTCGGCACCTCGCACGGCATCATCTTCAACACGCTATTCTATCTGCCGATGCTGCTGTGGCTGTTCTGGGCGCCGGTGCGGGACAAGAGTGTCGCGGTGCGGCGCTTCGCCGTGCGGGGCTTCGCCGACATCATACTGACGATCCGCGCCATCGGCACCCAGCCGGTGCTGACGGCGATGACATGGCTTGCCGGCCTCACCTCCTTCATGATCGGCAATGCCTATCACGCCCAGATGCCGGGCTTTGCCGGCGATCTCGGCCATGGCGATCCCGGAATCTCCTACAGCGTGCTGCTCGCGGCCGATGCGGCCGGCGCGCTGCTCGCCGGCATCGCGCTGGAATCCTGGGGGCGGCTCAAGGGCACGCCGCGCACCGCGATCATGCTCGCCATGCTGTGGAGCGTGGCGCTGCTCGGCTTCGCCTCGGTGCGGATCTATCCGGTCGCGATCGTGCTGTTGTTCTTTGCAGGATTCTTCGAGCTGTCGTTCAACACCATGGCGCAGGCGCTGGTGCAGTTGAACGCGCCGTCCGACATTCGCGGCCGCGTCGTCGGCCTCTACAACATGGCGGGGCTCGGCATGCGGGCGTTCAGCGGCATTACCGTCGGCTTGTTCGGTGCGGCGATCGGCATTCACTGGTCGCTCGGGCTCTCGGCCGCGGTGCTGCTGGCGCTGCTATGTTTTCTCTATGGGCGCGCGGCGAGGAAGACGCCCGGTTGA